One window of Streptomyces sp. FIT100 genomic DNA carries:
- a CDS encoding AMP-binding protein, with protein sequence MELTPSAHRDTFPRDHLPPAEQWPRLLLDLPELRYPERLNCGAELLDATIERYGAERTAFRDGTTGAVWTYGELRGHVDRIAHVLTGELGVVPGNRVLLRGPTTPWLAACWLAVMKAGAVAVTVLAQQRAQELAVMCEMARVTHALCDIRSVDDLAKAEVPGLRITAYGGDAPDDLLRLAAGRPASYRAVETAADDVALIAFTSGTTGRPKGCMHFHRDVLAVADTFSARVLRPEPDDVFAGSPPLGFTFGLGGLVLFPLRAGASALLLEQAGPGQLLRAVAKHRVSVLFTAPTAYRLMLDDLAGHDVSSLRRCVSAGENLPAATWRAWHERTGLRIINGIGATELLHIFISAADGDIRPGTTGVPVPGWEARVVDAASGLPVPDGEPGLLAVRGPVGCRYLADPRQRDYVRDGWNITGDTYVREPDGWFRYAARADDMIISAGYNIAGPEVEDALLGHPDVVEAAVVGRPDELRGRIVAAYVVLRDGVARDETTAAALRDFVKTRLVPYKTPRSVVFLDALPRTATGKLQRFRLRDPDGSA encoded by the coding sequence ATGGAGCTGACACCCTCGGCCCACCGAGACACCTTTCCGCGCGATCATCTGCCGCCCGCGGAGCAATGGCCGCGGCTGCTCCTCGACCTGCCCGAGCTGCGCTATCCGGAGCGGCTGAACTGCGGGGCGGAGCTGCTCGACGCGACGATCGAGCGGTACGGAGCCGAGCGGACCGCGTTCCGCGACGGCACCACCGGCGCCGTCTGGACCTATGGCGAGCTGCGCGGCCATGTGGACCGGATCGCCCATGTGCTGACGGGCGAGCTGGGCGTGGTGCCCGGCAACCGGGTGCTGCTGCGCGGACCGACCACACCGTGGCTGGCCGCCTGCTGGCTCGCGGTGATGAAGGCCGGAGCGGTCGCCGTGACCGTGCTCGCGCAGCAGCGGGCCCAGGAGCTCGCCGTCATGTGCGAGATGGCGCGCGTGACGCACGCCCTCTGCGACATCCGTTCGGTCGACGACCTGGCGAAGGCCGAGGTGCCGGGGCTGCGGATCACCGCGTACGGCGGCGACGCGCCCGACGACCTGCTCCGTCTGGCGGCCGGGCGGCCGGCCTCGTACCGGGCGGTGGAGACGGCGGCGGACGATGTCGCGCTGATCGCGTTCACGAGCGGGACGACGGGGCGGCCGAAGGGGTGCATGCACTTCCACCGCGATGTGCTGGCCGTGGCCGACACCTTCTCCGCGCGGGTCCTGCGGCCGGAGCCGGACGACGTCTTCGCGGGCAGCCCGCCGCTCGGCTTCACCTTCGGCCTCGGCGGTCTGGTGCTGTTCCCGCTGCGGGCGGGTGCGTCGGCGCTGCTGCTGGAGCAGGCGGGGCCCGGGCAGCTGCTGCGAGCGGTCGCGAAACACCGGGTGTCGGTCCTCTTCACGGCGCCGACCGCGTACCGCCTGATGCTCGACGACCTCGCCGGCCACGACGTGTCCTCGCTGCGCCGCTGTGTGTCGGCCGGGGAGAACCTGCCGGCCGCGACCTGGCGCGCCTGGCACGAGCGGACCGGGCTGCGCATCATCAACGGCATCGGCGCGACGGAGCTGCTGCACATCTTCATCTCGGCGGCGGACGGGGACATCCGGCCCGGCACCACCGGAGTGCCGGTGCCCGGCTGGGAGGCACGGGTCGTAGACGCCGCGAGCGGGCTGCCGGTGCCGGACGGCGAGCCGGGGCTGCTGGCGGTGCGCGGCCCGGTGGGCTGCCGCTATCTGGCGGACCCGCGCCAGCGCGACTACGTCCGCGACGGCTGGAACATCACGGGCGACACCTACGTCCGCGAACCGGACGGGTGGTTCCGCTATGCGGCCCGCGCCGACGACATGATCATCTCGGCCGGCTACAACATCGCCGGGCCCGAGGTCGAGGACGCCCTGCTCGGCCACCCGGACGTGGTGGAGGCGGCGGTGGTCGGGCGCCCGGACGAGCTGCGCGGCCGGATCGTGGCGGCGTACGTCGTGCTCCGCGACGGCGTGGCCCGCGACGAGACGACGGCCGCGGCGCTGCGCGACTTCGTGAAGACCCGCCTGGTGCCGTACAAGACGCCCCGCTCGGTGGTCTTCCTCGACGCACTGCCCCGTACGGCCACGGGCAAGCTGCAGCGCTTCCGGCTGAGGGACCCGGACGGAAGCGCGTAG
- a CDS encoding acyl-CoA dehydrogenase family protein — MPVFSLDPAQTAWCAELRTLAAERLRPLAEKGEPGRVNRPLVAALGELGLLKRLFAEEAGALDLCLLRESLAYGCTEAETALALQGLGTYPVVQAGTRAQRERWLPEVIAGRAVAAFALSEPDAGSDAAALALTAVPDRDGWRLSGEKRWISNAPEADFLTVFARTGEAPGSRGVTAFVVPADRPGLGGSALEMLSPHPIGALAFDGVPVTRDDVVGEPGGGFRVAMNTLNLFRPSVGAFAVGMAQAALDATLDHTATRLAFGGPLKDLQAVSHRTAEMATRTEAARLLVYAAACAYDAGAEDVPKRSAMAKLYATETAQYVVDAAVQLHGARALQRGHLLEHLYREVRAPRIYEGASEVQRGIIAKELYARAGRDRP, encoded by the coding sequence ATGCCCGTATTCTCACTCGATCCGGCACAGACCGCCTGGTGCGCCGAGCTGCGCACGCTGGCGGCCGAGCGGCTCCGCCCTCTCGCCGAGAAGGGCGAACCGGGCCGGGTCAACCGTCCGCTCGTCGCCGCGCTCGGCGAACTCGGCCTGCTGAAGCGGCTCTTCGCCGAGGAGGCCGGCGCCCTCGACCTGTGCCTGCTGCGCGAGTCCCTCGCGTACGGCTGCACGGAGGCGGAGACCGCGCTCGCGCTCCAGGGCCTCGGCACGTACCCCGTCGTCCAGGCCGGCACCCGCGCGCAGCGCGAGCGCTGGCTCCCCGAGGTGATCGCGGGCCGAGCCGTCGCCGCCTTCGCCCTCAGCGAGCCGGACGCCGGATCCGACGCGGCGGCGCTCGCCCTCACCGCCGTACCGGACCGGGACGGCTGGCGGCTCAGCGGCGAGAAGCGCTGGATCTCCAACGCCCCCGAGGCCGACTTCCTCACCGTCTTCGCCCGGACGGGTGAGGCGCCCGGCTCCCGGGGCGTCACCGCCTTCGTCGTCCCCGCCGACCGCCCCGGGCTCGGCGGCAGCGCGCTGGAGATGCTCTCCCCGCACCCGATCGGGGCCCTCGCCTTCGACGGCGTACCCGTCACACGTGACGACGTCGTCGGCGAACCGGGCGGCGGCTTCCGGGTCGCCATGAACACCCTCAACCTCTTCCGCCCCAGCGTCGGCGCCTTCGCCGTCGGCATGGCCCAGGCCGCCCTCGACGCGACGCTCGACCACACCGCGACGCGCCTCGCGTTCGGCGGACCGCTCAAGGACCTCCAGGCCGTCTCCCACCGGACCGCCGAAATGGCGACCCGGACCGAGGCGGCGCGACTGCTCGTGTACGCGGCGGCCTGCGCATACGACGCGGGGGCCGAGGACGTCCCGAAACGCTCGGCGATGGCGAAGCTGTACGCGACCGAGACCGCCCAGTACGTGGTCGACGCGGCGGTGCAGCTGCACGGGGCCCGCGCCCTCCAGCGCGGCCATCTGCTGGAGCACCTCTACCGGGAGGTCCGCGCGCCGCGCATCTACGAGGGCGCGAGCGAGGTGCAGCGCGGGATCATCGCCAAGGAGCTGTACGCCCGGGCCGGCCGGGACCGACCGTGA
- a CDS encoding RidA family protein, with the protein MGLERINPPGLSPATGFSHAVAATGSRLVFLAGQTALDADGKVTGEGIVEQFETALANLLAALAAAGGSPHDLARVTVYATDVADYRTHAKELGRVWHRLAGRDYPAMAVIGAVRLWDEQALVELDGIAVLP; encoded by the coding sequence ATGGGCTTGGAACGCATCAACCCGCCGGGACTCTCCCCGGCCACCGGCTTCTCGCATGCCGTCGCCGCGACCGGCTCCCGGCTGGTCTTCCTCGCCGGGCAGACCGCGCTCGACGCCGACGGCAAGGTCACGGGGGAGGGGATCGTCGAGCAGTTCGAGACGGCGCTCGCCAACCTCCTCGCCGCCCTCGCGGCGGCCGGCGGCAGCCCGCACGACCTGGCACGCGTCACCGTCTACGCCACCGACGTCGCCGACTACCGCACCCACGCCAAGGAACTCGGGCGCGTCTGGCACCGGCTCGCCGGCCGCGACTACCCGGCCATGGCGGTCATCGGGGCCGTACGCCTCTGGGACGAACAGGCGCTCGTGGAACTGGACGGGATCGCCGTACTGCCGTAG
- a CDS encoding ATP-binding protein, protein MTYGIPETCATAHSLPLQRRPAAGGPEAEVSAVPAVTRWSTPLTGGGALAVLPRHPRAAAQARRLLREVAPVDCAAADTAALLLSEMVSNAVRHARGASIEIAVACDATAGVIIGAVFDGEPGMGGGARSGDRPVAEMETGRGLDLLETLAGSWGVSGVGDRGKWVWFRLTTA, encoded by the coding sequence ATGACGTACGGCATCCCGGAGACCTGCGCCACGGCACACTCCCTGCCCCTTCAGCGCCGGCCCGCCGCAGGCGGCCCTGAGGCCGAGGTGTCCGCCGTCCCGGCCGTGACCCGCTGGAGTACGCCGCTGACCGGCGGCGGCGCCCTGGCCGTCCTGCCCCGCCACCCCCGCGCGGCCGCGCAGGCGCGTCGGCTGCTGCGCGAGGTCGCCCCCGTGGACTGCGCGGCCGCCGACACCGCGGCGCTGCTGCTCTCCGAGATGGTGTCGAACGCCGTGCGCCACGCGCGGGGCGCGTCCATCGAGATCGCCGTCGCCTGCGACGCCACCGCGGGCGTCATCATCGGCGCCGTCTTCGACGGGGAGCCGGGGATGGGCGGCGGTGCCCGCTCGGGTGACCGGCCCGTGGCCGAGATGGAGACCGGGCGCGGTCTCGACCTCCTGGAGACGCTCGCCGGGTCCTGGGGTGTCTCCGGCGTCGGCGACCGTGGCAAGTGGGTGTGGTTCCGGCTCACGACGGCGTGA
- a CDS encoding trimeric intracellular cation channel family protein produces the protein MLHVLYLVGISAFAASGVLAAHRARMDPFGGLVLAFACSVSGGTLRDLILDRHPLYWTHDWVLLAVIGTVAVSTMAYLHRWELPHRTLMIVDALGLSVVTVIGARAAVDAHVTPLAVIILAVLTGVTGEVVRDVLCGQFPPLLLREEVYATAAFAGAVAYLLLDHAGVGDGVATATAAGVVFVLRMIAIFRGLNMPTLRRRCEAAPLDDRCMRT, from the coding sequence ATGCTGCACGTGCTCTACCTCGTGGGTATCTCCGCCTTCGCCGCCAGCGGTGTGCTGGCCGCGCACCGTGCCCGTATGGACCCCTTCGGCGGGCTCGTCCTCGCCTTCGCCTGCTCCGTCTCCGGCGGCACGCTGCGCGACCTGATCCTCGACCGGCACCCGCTGTACTGGACGCACGACTGGGTGCTCCTCGCGGTCATCGGCACCGTCGCCGTCTCGACGATGGCGTATCTGCACAGGTGGGAGCTGCCGCACCGGACGCTGATGATCGTCGACGCGCTCGGCCTCTCGGTCGTGACCGTCATCGGGGCACGGGCCGCCGTCGACGCGCACGTCACCCCGCTCGCGGTGATCATCCTGGCGGTGCTGACGGGTGTCACGGGCGAGGTCGTGCGCGACGTGCTGTGCGGGCAGTTCCCGCCGCTGCTGTTGCGCGAAGAGGTGTACGCGACCGCCGCGTTCGCCGGTGCCGTTGCCTACCTGCTCCTGGACCACGCGGGCGTCGGCGACGGCGTGGCGACGGCGACGGCCGCCGGTGTCGTCTTCGTCCTGCGGATGATCGCGATCTTCCGGGGCCTGAACATGCCGACGCTGCGGCGCAGGTGCGAGGCGGCGCCGCTGGACGACAGGTGCATGAGGACATGA